One Kineococcus aurantiacus genomic window carries:
- a CDS encoding SWIM zinc finger family protein, with translation MAFERYGKRRPGGGAPLRSRRGRIAQNWWSQRFVDTLERSGDRGRLQRGRTYARAGQVVELRVRPGAAGARVQGSRPRPYLVEVTVRAWTASEVEAVVATVVENPLLLAPLFGGDVPPGLVDLLTGIGVDLLPADPEVTYDCSCPDASEPCKHAAAVVYALAEQLDAEPATALTLRGVALPDLLRRITDAASGPSAPVEDLALHVAAFHRLAGDLPDLGVRDRVPGRTVADGLDDLVLGPGAAGIADSLRPWYVAVRPGDQEGTRGQPPGRQSRA, from the coding sequence ATGGCGTTCGAGCGGTACGGGAAGCGGCGGCCGGGCGGCGGCGCCCCGCTGCGGTCCCGGCGCGGGCGGATCGCGCAGAACTGGTGGTCCCAGCGGTTCGTCGACACCCTCGAACGCAGCGGGGACCGGGGGCGGCTGCAACGCGGCCGCACCTACGCCCGCGCCGGGCAGGTCGTGGAACTGCGGGTCCGCCCCGGCGCCGCCGGCGCCCGGGTCCAGGGGTCGCGGCCCCGCCCCTACCTCGTCGAGGTGACCGTGCGGGCCTGGACGGCCTCGGAGGTCGAGGCCGTCGTCGCCACCGTCGTGGAGAACCCGCTGCTGCTCGCCCCGCTGTTCGGCGGTGACGTGCCCCCCGGCCTGGTGGACCTGCTGACCGGCATCGGGGTCGACCTGCTGCCCGCCGACCCCGAGGTCACCTACGACTGCAGCTGCCCCGACGCCTCCGAACCGTGCAAGCACGCCGCCGCCGTCGTGTACGCCCTCGCCGAGCAGCTCGACGCCGAACCCGCCACGGCCCTCACGCTGCGCGGGGTCGCGCTGCCCGACCTGCTGCGCCGCATCACCGACGCGGCCTCGGGCCCGTCCGCCCCCGTCGAGGACCTCGCCCTGCACGTCGCCGCCTTCCACCGGCTCGCCGGTGACCTGCCGGACCTGGGCGTGCGGGACCGGGTGCCCGGGCGGACCGTCGCCGACGGCCTCGACGACCTCGTGCTGGGGCCGGGGGCCGCGGGGATCGCCGACAGCCTCCGGCCCTGGTACGTGGCGGTGCGGCCCGGCGACCAGGAGGGGACGCGTGGGCAGCCCCCGGGGCGTCAGTCCCGCGCGTAG
- the kdpF gene encoding K(+)-transporting ATPase subunit F, with amino-acid sequence MSATAAVGLVLAVVTAGYLLYALLRPEKF; translated from the coding sequence GTGAGCGCCACGGCGGCGGTGGGCCTCGTGCTCGCCGTCGTGACCGCCGGTTACCTGCTGTACGCCCTGCTGCGCCCGGAGAAGTTCTGA
- a CDS encoding CARDB domain-containing protein: MGSIAGAGAVSAAAPAPDLVVTAVTVAPGTVAGQQVRFAATIKNTGTAATPAGTIAGVGFQVDGKLVTWADQYTASLEPGRSTTVTAVGGPAGSATWTATVGTHTLRAFVDDTGRIKESNEGNNTRDVRLTAAAGMTHRVQGDTVVTKLAPLNQPTSIATSITGDAYAGCFTADGVLVGGSERFLQTRSVGNDMVDVTWKWQDGLAEVPAGAAQVRTHASFTQLLYAYQERYPFECAAGQTPGFTRFQATSLRTTRWMGSFSGVGAQIASVSTPVDVDFDVQP, from the coding sequence GTGGGTTCGATCGCCGGCGCGGGCGCGGTCAGCGCCGCCGCACCCGCTCCGGACCTGGTGGTCACGGCCGTGACCGTGGCGCCGGGCACGGTGGCCGGCCAGCAGGTCCGGTTCGCGGCCACCATCAAGAACACCGGGACCGCGGCCACGCCCGCGGGCACCATCGCCGGGGTCGGGTTCCAGGTCGACGGCAAGCTCGTCACCTGGGCCGACCAGTACACCGCCTCCTTGGAGCCTGGGCGGTCGACCACGGTCACGGCCGTGGGCGGCCCGGCGGGCTCGGCCACGTGGACGGCCACGGTCGGCACCCACACGCTCCGCGCGTTCGTCGACGACACGGGCCGCATCAAGGAGTCCAACGAGGGCAACAACACCCGCGACGTGCGGCTCACCGCAGCGGCCGGGATGACCCACCGGGTGCAGGGCGACACGGTTGTGACGAAGCTGGCGCCGCTGAACCAGCCCACGTCCATCGCGACCTCGATCACCGGCGACGCCTACGCGGGCTGCTTCACGGCCGACGGGGTGCTCGTCGGCGGCAGCGAGCGGTTCCTGCAGACCCGCTCGGTCGGCAACGACATGGTCGACGTGACCTGGAAGTGGCAGGACGGCCTGGCTGAGGTCCCGGCCGGGGCGGCGCAGGTCCGCACCCACGCGAGTTTCACCCAGTTGCTGTACGCCTACCAGGAGCGCTACCCGTTCGAGTGCGCCGCCGGGCAGACGCCGGGCTTCACCCGGTTCCAGGCCACGTCGCTGCGCACGACCCGCTGGATGGGGTCCTTCAGTGGCGTCGGCGCGCAGATCGCCTCGGTCAGCACCCCCGTCGACGTGGACTTCGACGTCCAGCCCTGA
- a CDS encoding SNF2-related protein: protein MLLVHGLWTRGQRLALWVEAPRRRPGPARAADLAELARTAPRADALARALGSPATATLPVLLPCTPAGRPAASAGRPRADLRLLPVDLAVVELRGARAVEVLTEVAAGPAPVSDGLRWLAHVAAGARRAVDAGHVVPDLHGGGDRFTARWVPLPDRSFGRWRTAVAAACPPVLRAERSPGGPAQALDLLDDVCAVVVDVLVADRTRDVVPHDLPEGAALRDWLLGLRTGEPLPGTGGAGNLPALARRVREWQRSGDDAGYDVLLRVVEPDPREDVPAELADGHLDTTAEDDPADLTWRLQARLRPRDDPSLVLTLDEARADAGAASRADAEDPLLVLLTGTARAGSAHPPLKRLLGGRTDAAAGAGVDLSIEELLDLVEDGGPRLAAAGIALQLPRHWTRKALSFSLTASAAQPGAITDPRTRQADLLDFRWQAALGDSPVTEAELLALAASKSSLVRFRGEWVQVDAEALRRSAAFLRRRGNGRATLVDVLAALGAGRDLPGPVTSVDARGVLGDLLSGDAAQRLPELPDPPGLRAQLRPYQRRGLTWLATMSRWRLGAVLADDMGLGKTLQLLALLAHERDQEPGPTLLVCPMSVVGNWAAEAARFVPGLRVHVHHGPGRARGEDLVALAAGCDLVLTTYGLVVRDVTDLAAVAWHRVALDEAQHVKNAGTRQARAVRAIGAAHRVALTGTPVENRLEDLRAILDTTNPGLLGSAASFRDAFAVPIEKLGQEEPARRLAVVTRPFVLRRVKTDPAVAGDLPEKIEMTVRANLTPEQAALYRRTVDDLTERLARTGEDPGGMSRRGLVLAALTRLKQICNHPAHFLGDSSGVLHRGRHRSGKLELLDDVVAAARQDGEKVLCFTQFAEFGHLLVPHLSDLTGEPVPFLHGGVPRRARDAMVAGFAEDDGPGVLLLSLRAGGTGLNLTAANHVVHLDRWWNPAVEDQATDRAFRIGQHRQVQVRKFVSAGTVEERVDDVITRKRGLAESVVGSGEGWITELDADALHDLVRLGDDAVGE, encoded by the coding sequence GTGCTCCTCGTCCACGGCCTCTGGACCCGCGGGCAGCGCCTCGCCCTGTGGGTCGAGGCGCCGCGGCGACGGCCCGGACCCGCCCGCGCCGCCGACCTCGCCGAGCTGGCCCGCACCGCCCCCCGCGCCGACGCCCTGGCCCGGGCGCTGGGTTCCCCCGCCACCGCGACGCTGCCCGTGCTGCTGCCCTGCACCCCCGCGGGCCGGCCCGCGGCCTCGGCGGGGCGCCCGCGCGCGGACCTGCGGCTGCTGCCCGTCGACCTCGCCGTCGTGGAGCTGCGCGGCGCCCGGGCGGTGGAGGTGCTCACCGAGGTCGCCGCCGGGCCGGCACCGGTGTCCGACGGGCTGCGCTGGCTGGCGCACGTCGCCGCCGGGGCCCGCCGCGCCGTCGACGCCGGGCACGTCGTGCCGGACCTGCACGGCGGCGGGGACCGCTTCACCGCCCGGTGGGTCCCCCTGCCGGACCGGTCCTTCGGCCGCTGGCGCACCGCCGTGGCCGCGGCCTGCCCGCCCGTGCTGCGCGCCGAGCGCTCACCCGGCGGTCCCGCCCAGGCCCTCGACCTGCTCGACGACGTCTGCGCCGTCGTCGTCGACGTCCTCGTCGCCGACCGCACGCGCGACGTCGTCCCGCACGACCTGCCCGAGGGGGCGGCGCTGCGGGACTGGCTGCTCGGGCTGCGCACCGGCGAGCCGCTGCCCGGCACCGGCGGCGCCGGGAACCTGCCGGCCCTGGCCCGCCGGGTCCGCGAGTGGCAGCGCAGCGGCGACGACGCCGGGTACGACGTCCTGCTGCGCGTCGTCGAACCCGATCCGCGCGAGGACGTGCCCGCCGAGCTGGCCGACGGCCACCTCGACACCACCGCCGAGGACGACCCGGCCGACCTGACCTGGCGGTTGCAGGCGCGGCTGCGCCCCCGCGACGACCCCAGCCTCGTGCTCACCCTCGACGAGGCCCGCGCCGACGCCGGGGCCGCCTCCCGCGCCGACGCGGAGGACCCGCTGCTCGTCCTGCTCACCGGCACCGCCCGCGCCGGCAGCGCCCACCCCCCGCTCAAGCGCCTCCTCGGCGGCCGCACCGACGCCGCCGCCGGCGCCGGGGTGGACCTGTCGATCGAGGAGCTGCTCGACCTCGTCGAGGACGGCGGGCCGCGGCTGGCCGCGGCCGGGATCGCGCTGCAGCTGCCCCGGCACTGGACGCGCAAGGCGCTGTCGTTCTCCCTGACCGCCTCGGCGGCCCAGCCCGGCGCGATCACCGACCCCCGCACCCGCCAGGCCGACCTGCTGGACTTCCGCTGGCAGGCCGCGCTCGGGGACTCCCCCGTCACCGAGGCCGAGCTGCTGGCCCTGGCCGCCTCGAAGTCCTCCCTCGTGCGGTTCCGCGGCGAGTGGGTCCAGGTCGACGCCGAGGCGCTGCGGCGCAGCGCCGCCTTCCTGCGCCGGCGCGGGAACGGCCGGGCCACCCTCGTCGACGTCCTCGCCGCGCTCGGTGCCGGGCGGGACCTGCCCGGCCCCGTCACCTCCGTCGACGCCCGCGGCGTCCTGGGCGACCTGCTGTCCGGCGACGCCGCGCAGCGCCTGCCCGAACTGCCCGACCCGCCCGGCCTGCGCGCGCAGCTGCGCCCCTACCAGCGCCGGGGCCTGACGTGGCTGGCGACGATGTCGCGGTGGCGGCTGGGCGCCGTGCTGGCCGACGACATGGGGCTGGGCAAGACGCTGCAGCTGCTCGCGCTGCTGGCCCACGAGCGCGACCAGGAGCCCGGCCCGACGCTGCTGGTGTGCCCCATGTCCGTCGTCGGGAACTGGGCCGCCGAGGCCGCGAGGTTCGTGCCGGGCCTGCGCGTCCACGTCCACCACGGGCCCGGCCGCGCCCGCGGCGAGGACCTCGTGGCGCTCGCCGCCGGGTGCGACCTCGTCCTCACGACGTACGGGCTCGTCGTGCGCGACGTCACCGACCTCGCCGCCGTCGCCTGGCACCGGGTGGCCCTCGACGAGGCGCAGCACGTCAAGAACGCCGGGACCCGCCAGGCCCGCGCCGTCCGCGCGATCGGCGCCGCGCACCGGGTGGCGCTGACGGGCACCCCCGTGGAGAACCGGCTGGAGGACCTGCGCGCGATCCTCGACACGACGAACCCGGGCCTGCTGGGCAGCGCCGCGAGCTTCCGCGACGCCTTCGCGGTGCCCATCGAGAAGCTGGGGCAGGAGGAACCGGCCCGGCGGCTCGCCGTCGTCACCCGGCCCTTCGTGCTGCGCCGGGTCAAGACCGACCCGGCCGTCGCCGGGGACCTGCCGGAGAAGATCGAGATGACCGTCCGGGCCAACCTCACCCCCGAGCAGGCCGCGCTGTACCGGCGGACCGTGGACGACCTCACCGAACGCCTCGCGCGCACCGGGGAGGACCCCGGCGGGATGTCCCGGCGCGGGCTGGTCCTGGCCGCCCTCACCCGCCTGAAGCAGATCTGCAACCACCCCGCGCACTTCCTCGGGGACTCCTCCGGCGTCCTGCACCGCGGCCGGCACCGCTCGGGGAAGCTGGAACTGCTCGACGACGTCGTCGCCGCCGCCCGCCAGGACGGCGAGAAGGTGCTGTGCTTCACGCAGTTCGCCGAGTTCGGCCACCTCCTGGTCCCCCACCTGTCGGACCTGACCGGCGAACCGGTCCCGTTCCTGCACGGCGGGGTGCCCCGGCGCGCGCGCGACGCGATGGTCGCCGGGTTCGCCGAGGACGACGGGCCCGGGGTCCTGCTGCTCTCGCTCAGGGCCGGCGGCACCGGGCTGAACCTCACCGCGGCCAACCACGTCGTGCACCTGGACCGGTGGTGGAACCCCGCCGTCGAGGACCAGGCGACCGACCGCGCGTTCCGCATCGGCCAGCACCGGCAGGTGCAGGTCCGCAAGTTCGTCAGCGCCGGGACGGTGGAGGAACGCGTGGACGACGTCATCACCCGCAAGCGCGGCCTCGCCGAGTCCGTCGTCGGCAGCGGCGAGGGCTGGATCACCGAGCTCGACGCGGACGCGCTGCACGACCTGGTCCGGCTCGGCGACGACGCGGTGGGTGAGTGA
- a CDS encoding glycerol-3-phosphate dehydrogenase/oxidase encodes MAEGELDVLVIGGGVVGTGAALDAVTRGLRTALVEARDWASGTSSRSSKLIHGGLRYLEMLDFALVHEALSERGLLRNKLAPHLVKPVPFLYPLSKRLTERPYVGSGVALYDGMALSSGNNKGFPLHRHLTRKGVQKEAPGIRKDAMVGAIQYYDGQVDDARHTMTIARTAATYGALIANRTRVKEFVREGERVVGAVLVDLESGTEIRVKAKQVINATGVWTDETQELVKARGQFKVRASKGIHLVVPRDRIQSRTGLILRTEKSVLFIIPWGRHWIIGTTDTDWTMDKAHPAATSADIDYVLQHANSVLKSPLTREDVEGVYAGLRPLLSGESESTSKLSREHVVGHPVPGLVVVAGGKYTTYRVMAKDAVDVAVDGLDGKVPASTTENVPMVGAEGYHALWNQRHALAAKAGIHVDHVEHLLNRYGSAVDEVLALIAEDPSLGEVVPHADDYLKAEFVYAATHEGALHLDDVLARRTRISIETYDRGTESAELAADLVAGPLGWDAERKAKEVATYLQRVAAERASQEQPDDASADAVRLQAPEIVPLGS; translated from the coding sequence ATGGCAGAAGGTGAGCTCGACGTCCTCGTCATCGGTGGCGGGGTCGTCGGGACCGGTGCGGCGCTGGACGCCGTGACCCGGGGGCTGCGGACCGCGCTGGTGGAGGCGCGCGACTGGGCCTCGGGCACCTCCAGCCGTTCGTCCAAGCTCATCCACGGCGGCCTGCGCTACCTGGAGATGCTCGACTTCGCCCTCGTCCACGAGGCGCTGTCCGAGCGCGGCCTGCTGCGCAACAAGCTGGCCCCGCACCTGGTCAAGCCGGTGCCGTTCCTGTACCCGCTGTCCAAGCGGCTCACCGAGCGGCCCTACGTCGGCTCCGGGGTCGCCCTCTACGACGGCATGGCGCTGAGCTCGGGGAACAACAAGGGTTTCCCGCTGCACCGCCACCTGACCCGCAAGGGCGTGCAGAAGGAGGCCCCCGGCATCCGCAAGGACGCCATGGTCGGGGCCATCCAGTACTACGACGGCCAGGTCGACGACGCCCGCCACACCATGACGATCGCCCGCACCGCGGCGACGTACGGCGCGCTCATCGCCAACCGCACGCGCGTCAAGGAGTTCGTCCGCGAGGGCGAGCGCGTCGTCGGCGCCGTCCTGGTCGACCTGGAGTCCGGCACCGAGATCCGCGTCAAGGCCAAGCAGGTCATCAACGCCACCGGCGTGTGGACCGACGAGACGCAGGAACTGGTCAAGGCCCGCGGGCAGTTCAAGGTCCGCGCCTCCAAGGGCATCCACCTCGTCGTGCCGCGCGACCGGATCCAGTCCCGCACGGGCCTGATCCTGCGCACCGAGAAGTCCGTGCTGTTCATCATCCCGTGGGGCCGGCACTGGATCATCGGGACCACCGACACCGACTGGACGATGGACAAGGCGCACCCGGCGGCCACCAGCGCCGACATCGACTACGTCCTCCAGCACGCCAACTCCGTGCTGAAGTCCCCGCTGACCCGTGAGGACGTCGAGGGCGTCTACGCGGGCCTGCGGCCGCTGCTGTCGGGGGAGAGCGAGTCCACCTCGAAGCTGTCGCGCGAGCACGTCGTCGGCCACCCCGTCCCGGGTCTGGTCGTCGTCGCCGGCGGCAAGTACACGACGTACCGCGTCATGGCCAAGGACGCGGTCGACGTCGCGGTCGACGGCCTGGACGGCAAGGTCCCCGCCTCGACCACCGAGAACGTCCCGATGGTGGGGGCCGAGGGGTACCACGCGCTGTGGAACCAGCGGCACGCGCTGGCGGCGAAGGCGGGCATCCACGTCGACCACGTGGAGCACCTGCTGAACCGCTACGGCTCGGCCGTCGACGAGGTCCTCGCGCTCATCGCCGAGGACCCCTCGCTCGGGGAGGTCGTCCCGCACGCCGACGACTACCTCAAGGCCGAGTTCGTCTACGCGGCCACCCACGAGGGTGCCCTGCACCTCGACGACGTCCTGGCCCGCCGCACGCGCATCTCCATCGAGACGTACGACCGGGGCACGGAGTCGGCCGAACTGGCCGCCGACCTGGTCGCCGGCCCGCTGGGCTGGGACGCCGAGCGCAAGGCGAAGGAGGTCGCGACGTACCTGCAGCGGGTCGCCGCCGAGCGAGCCTCCCAGGAGCAGCCCGACGACGCCTCGGCCGACGCGGTGCGCCTGCAGGCCCCCGAGATCGTCCCGCTGGGGAGCTGA
- a CDS encoding glutamine amidotransferase, which yields MKPFLLLATRVDDAVAEAEFAAFVRYGGLGPGELERVRLERDPMPALDVGAYSGIVLGGSPYCTSDPEGAKSAAQRRVEVELHALLEVVVARDVPFLGACYGIGTLGVHQGGTVDRAHGEPVGTVPVTLTAAGRADPVFGGLPGTFDAYVGHKEALRAAPPGAVLLAGSAPCPVQAFRVGENVYATQFHPELDAEGFIQRCAAYRDEGYFDPAEFDVLAARLRTTSAPSAPLVWRRFVERYARD from the coding sequence GTGAAACCGTTCCTCCTGCTCGCCACCCGCGTCGACGACGCGGTCGCCGAGGCCGAGTTCGCCGCGTTCGTGCGGTACGGCGGCCTCGGCCCCGGCGAGCTGGAACGGGTTCGGCTGGAACGGGACCCCATGCCCGCGCTCGACGTCGGGGCGTACTCCGGGATCGTCCTGGGCGGCAGCCCGTACTGCACGTCCGACCCCGAGGGGGCCAAGTCCGCCGCCCAGCGCCGCGTCGAGGTGGAGCTGCACGCGCTGCTGGAGGTGGTCGTCGCCCGCGACGTCCCGTTCCTGGGCGCCTGCTACGGCATCGGGACCCTCGGCGTCCACCAGGGCGGCACCGTGGACCGCGCGCACGGCGAACCCGTCGGCACGGTCCCGGTGACGCTGACCGCCGCCGGCCGCGCCGACCCGGTGTTCGGCGGGCTGCCGGGGACGTTCGACGCCTACGTCGGGCACAAGGAGGCGCTGCGCGCGGCGCCGCCGGGGGCGGTGCTGCTGGCGGGGTCCGCGCCGTGCCCGGTGCAGGCGTTCCGGGTGGGGGAGAACGTGTACGCGACGCAGTTCCACCCCGAGCTGGACGCGGAGGGTTTCATCCAGCGCTGCGCCGCGTACCGGGACGAGGGGTACTTCGACCCGGCCGAGTTCGACGTCCTCGCCGCGCGGTTGCGGACGACGTCGGCTCCCTCCGCGCCGCTGGTGTGGCGGCGCTTCGTCGAGCGCTACGCGCGGGACTGA
- the kdpA gene encoding potassium-transporting ATPase subunit KdpA has protein sequence MSDATAGLLQIGLLVVVLAAVHVPLGDHMARTLTGARHLRVERGLYRVLRVDGDADVRWPTYALGVLGFSTVSILFLYAFLRLQRFLPLSLGMAGMEPTQAWNTAVSFVANTNWQSYSGESAVGHLVQMAGLAVQNFLSAAVGLAVAVALVRGLVSRGAGTIGNFWVDLTRATLRIMLPLSVVGAVVLLLTGVVQNFSGGTTYTTLAGGSQTIVGGPIASQEAIKELGTNGGGFFNANSAHPFENPTPFSNLFEILLILVIPFSLPRTFGTVVGDRRQGNAVLAVMGAVFGISLAVTTWSETHGFGTVPQAVGSAMEGKETRFGEWASTLFATATTSTSTGAVNSFHDSYTALGGGMVMLNMMMGEVTPGGVGSGLYGMLVLAIITVFVAGLMVGRTPEYLGKSIRQKEITCAALYILVTPAALLVGTAVALSSADTRSALLNDGPHGLTEVLYAFASAANNNGSAFAGLAANTPFYNVALGLAIYVGRFLPMVFVLALAGAFAAQRPAAATAGTLPTRTPTFAGMHLAVVVVVTALTFFPALALGPIAEAVSGAQS, from the coding sequence ATGAGCGACGCGACCGCCGGGCTCCTGCAGATCGGTCTGCTCGTCGTCGTCCTGGCGGCGGTCCACGTCCCGCTGGGCGACCACATGGCCCGGACCCTCACCGGTGCCCGCCACCTGCGCGTCGAACGGGGCCTCTACCGGGTGCTGCGGGTCGACGGGGACGCCGACGTCCGCTGGCCCACCTACGCCCTCGGCGTGCTGGGCTTCTCGACCGTCTCGATCCTGTTCCTGTACGCGTTCCTGCGCCTGCAGCGCTTCCTGCCGCTGTCGCTGGGCATGGCGGGCATGGAACCCACCCAGGCCTGGAACACGGCCGTCTCCTTCGTCGCGAACACCAACTGGCAGTCCTACTCCGGGGAGTCCGCCGTCGGGCACCTCGTGCAGATGGCCGGGCTGGCCGTCCAGAACTTCCTGTCCGCCGCCGTGGGCCTGGCGGTCGCGGTCGCGCTCGTGCGCGGTCTGGTCTCGCGGGGCGCCGGCACGATCGGCAACTTCTGGGTCGACCTGACCCGGGCGACGCTGCGGATCATGCTGCCGCTGTCCGTCGTCGGTGCGGTCGTGCTGCTGCTGACCGGGGTGGTGCAGAACTTCTCCGGCGGCACCACGTACACGACGCTGGCGGGTGGGTCGCAGACGATCGTCGGCGGTCCGATCGCCTCCCAGGAGGCCATCAAGGAGCTGGGGACGAACGGCGGCGGGTTCTTCAACGCGAACTCCGCACACCCCTTCGAGAACCCGACCCCCTTCTCGAACCTCTTCGAGATCCTGCTCATCCTCGTCATCCCGTTCAGCCTGCCCCGCACGTTCGGGACCGTGGTGGGCGACCGCCGCCAGGGCAACGCCGTCCTGGCCGTCATGGGCGCCGTGTTCGGGATCTCCCTCGCCGTCACGACCTGGTCGGAGACGCACGGCTTCGGCACCGTCCCGCAGGCCGTCGGCTCGGCGATGGAGGGCAAGGAGACGCGGTTCGGCGAGTGGGCCTCGACGTTGTTCGCCACGGCGACGACGTCCACCTCGACCGGTGCCGTGAACTCCTTCCACGACAGCTACACCGCGCTCGGCGGCGGCATGGTGATGCTCAACATGATGATGGGCGAGGTCACCCCCGGCGGCGTCGGCTCGGGTCTGTACGGGATGCTCGTCCTGGCGATCATCACGGTGTTCGTCGCCGGGCTGATGGTCGGGCGCACCCCGGAGTACCTCGGCAAGAGCATCCGGCAGAAGGAGATCACCTGCGCCGCGCTCTACATCCTGGTGACCCCCGCGGCGCTGCTCGTCGGGACCGCCGTCGCGCTGTCGAGCGCCGACACGCGGTCGGCGCTGCTGAACGACGGACCGCACGGGCTGACGGAGGTGCTCTACGCGTTCGCCTCGGCCGCCAACAACAACGGGTCCGCGTTCGCGGGCCTGGCCGCCAACACGCCGTTCTACAACGTCGCGCTCGGCCTGGCGATCTACGTCGGCCGGTTCCTGCCGATGGTGTTCGTCCTCGCGCTGGCCGGCGCGTTCGCGGCGCAGAGACCCGCGGCCGCCACCGCCGGGACCCTGCCGACCCGCACCCCCACGTTCGCCGGCATGCACCTGGCCGTCGTGGTCGTCGTGACCGCCCTGACGTTCTTCCCCGCCCTGGCCCTCGGCCCCATCGCCGAGGCCGTCTCTGGAGCCCAGTCGTGA